In Mammaliicoccus sp. Marseille-Q6498, the genomic stretch ATTGTTAAACCAGATCTAAATGCTGCGCCGATTTTTTGTCTGAAGAATAAACCTAATAAGAATATGACAATCGGTAAAATAACTGTTGCGCCCAAATCTAGAAAAGCTTGAATAAAATCTACGAAACCCTTCATTCTTTACACCATCCTTTTTTTTAGAAGAATGGGAGTGAGACAGAAATCTAAAATGTTAAATTAGATTTCGTCGTCTCACCCCCGCAAGGGTGACTAGATTTCTAAAAAGCTTGGTACAAGCGCATTTAGAAATCAGACACCTACTGCGTCTTCATACATTTAACTCAATAAATTAAGGCCAGGACATTTATGTCCCAGGCTCATGCTTATAATATATTTCAGTACAGCTCTAGCTTTGTAATACGTCTAATATTTCTTTTTTAGTATCTTCAACACCAATTCCTGTTAAGAAGTTACGTGCGTTAATAACGGGGAAGTCGTATTCTTTTTGTGTCATAGCTGTTGTAACTAATAAATCGGCTGTATTCACGTATGCGCCAACTTCTGAAATTTTAATTTGTTTTAAATCCACTTTAATGTTGTGTTCTTTAGCCATTTCCTCAATTGCACTATTTACCACTGTTGACGTTGCGATTCCTGCTCCACATGCTACTAATACTTGTTTCATAATAAATTCCTCCTAATTTTTGTTTAAAGTTCACTTAATTCTTTGTCGATTGCATCTACAATAGATTGTTTATCTGTCGCATTTGCGATAAATTCTAGCAATTGATCATTTTGGAAAATGCCCATTAATTTCTGTAATAGTGAAAGCTGTGCATCTTCTTTATCCATTGCGAGCATAAAAATTAATTTCACATCTGTTGTTTCTTCTAATTCTCCCATGATGACAAAAGGGACTGTTTCTTTTAAAACAGCGATACCAATTGCTTTAGATTGAACATGTTGAATATCCGTATGTGGGATTGCAACAGAACAATATACAGTTGGTAAACCTGTTGCAAATGACTTTTCTCTTTCTATAACTGCTTCTTTGTAAGTTTCTTTAACGTAACCATTTTGGTACATTAAATCGGATAACTTACTTAGCGCTTCTTCATTTGTCGTTGCCTCCATATCTAGTAAGACGTTAGAGACATCGATTTTTAAATCTTGCATGTTATGCAACCCCTTTGTTTTAATCTATTTTTGAGAATTGCTGAATGATTTCATATACTGCATTTTTCGAATCTGTTTCAATAATGCGCTGAATACTTTCGGTATCTTGAGACATATCTCTTAATTGAAGTAGCGGTCTTAAATGTTTGAATTTATCTGTTGCAGCAATGACAACGAAAATATAAACATCTTTACCTGTACTTAATTGAAGCGGTTCGTCTAATACCAACATACTCATTGAAGTTCTGTTAACTGTTGATTCACCGTCAGCATGAGGAATCGCGATATTTTGATTGATGACCATGTAAGTATCATCAAATGCATCGATCATCGCATCGATATACGCTGTGTCTACATAATTCATTTTGACGAGTGGTTCAGCAGTTAAGCGAATGGCTTCCTCGATATTAACAACACTTTGTACAATGTTGATATGATTGGTTGGTAATAGATCTTGCAAATTCAATGTGCTATTCAGAAATACCGCAGATGATTTAATAGATGAATAGGCATATGCGTCATCAACTTGTCCTTTTAACTTATTAAAAAGTTCAGCCTCATCATGAATCGTCGCATGCTCACGTATGACAGACAGCATTTTTTCGACTTGTAATTCCGTTTCAAGCGTATTGTTCAATTGTCCGAAAACGTGTTGACGTAATTCTTGTTTTTCATGAGCAGTTAAAATCGTCTTCGTAATGTATAACTTTTTATTTGTCATAATATGCATTGGAGAAAAGACGATATCGAAATCTAACTCATATTGATTAAATTCTCGTAATGATAATGCGTCTAAAAAGATGAATTCTGGAAAAACGGTTCGTAATTCTTGTAACATGAGTTGTGAGATAGAAGTACCTTGCGTACAAACTACGACGGCTTTCACTTTTTGTTCGATATCTTCATCTTGTCTTCTTAAACTGCCACCGATTAACATGGTTAAATATGCAATTTCGTTCTCTGGTAACGGTTGGTAGAAGAAATTTTCTAACGGTTTTGTCGATAGTTTAACTAAGTGAAAAAGTTCCTTATAGTCATCTTTTAAAGAATTTGCCAACTCCTCGATATCAGACAGTTGGTAACGAATACGATAAAATGCTGGTTTCATATGAAGTAGCAACTGGTTGAGTAAAGTTGTTCTATCTTTAAACGTAATGAATGTTACTTTTTCAAATTGATCAATCATTTTCTCAAGTGCTGTTTTGAGTTCTGGTAAATGATGAACATCACTTAATTCTGACCATTGAACACTTGTCGATAATAATTGTAGTGTGATAAATAACTTTTCTTGTCTCGGTATATCTGAATAAGCAGAAGTTAATATTTCGGTTGCTTGATATTCCTGAGTGTCTGAAAGGTCATCATATCCAATTGAAAAAGGGTCAACGATTTTGTCGTGTTTAATTCTTCTCAATATTGAACAGAGTTTCAAAGGTAAAGTACGTGTACTTTGATCAATAAATTTACTATCTAAAAACTGTTCAATCTTATTAATTTGATGATTGATGGATTCGATTTCTGCTTCTTTAAAGTTCAAATAATTCATAATGTCAGCGCTTACAATATTGATTGTAAAAACTTTATCAATGAGTCTCATTAACAAACGTCTTACTTCAAATTCATTACCTACAAGATAATATCCGTTGAGACGTGAATATTGGAGCTTAACATCATAAGGTTGTAACAATTCTTTTAATTTTTTTATGTCATTTAAAACCGTATTTTTACTAACTTGTAAATCAATCGAGAAGTGATTTAACGACAAGACATCATCTTCCCTAAACAACATCAACAAAATGAGATGCGCGCGTTGGTAAGCAGTATATACTTGCTCATTTTCTTGAGAGGTGGATTCGCTTGAAATATTAAGGAAATCTTTAACAGAATCATCAACGATAAAGTAACCTTGACTTGTTCTTTCAATTTCTGGGTAGTCTTGTTCTTGTAGCCAGTCATTCAATTTTTGAATCCTGTAACCAAGTTGTCTACGAGAAATGTTAAATATTGATTCTAAGTCTTTACCTTTAACTTTTGGATTTTTGATCATTTCAGTAATGATATTAAAGTTTTCCGATTGTATATTGAATCCCTCCTTTGTTGTTAACTTTAACTTATCACATGACATCAAAGAGTTGTACAACCTTTAATCACAAATGTTATATATAAACGTGTACATCGTTGTGATTTTGTAGGCAAAAGCTTTATGTATAGGGGGTTCAGCAAGGCAAAAGATTATACGATAAAAACAATACTTCCCGCAGACTGACCTTTAAAAAATAAAGACTTTTTAATAAAAGTACTTGCTTGTGACGCGAGGTAACCTAGTATAGTGAAGTTAAGAAAAAATAAGGAGGAATCATTTATGAGTATGACAACAGGTGAAGTAGCAAGTTTATGTAATGTAACAGTTAGAACAGTTCAATATTATGATCATAAAAATATTTTGAGTCCAAGTGAAGTATCAGAGCATAATCGAAGACTGTATACAGAAGAGGATCTTAATAAATTAAGACTCATCATTACATTGAAAGAAATGAACTTTTCGTTAAAAGAAATCAAAGAACTTATAGATTCAAAACAATCCATCAACACGTTAAATGTATTATTAGAAGAAAAGACAGAAAATCTAAAAGAACGTATTTCAAATAACGAAGCGCAACTTAAACAAATACAATTTATAAAAGATAATATTAGTAAAGAAAGCGAATATCCTGTATCAAATATTCTTAATTTGAAGAAAAAGACAGAACAACATAAAAAAATGAAATCATTTAGAAGAAAATTTTTAGGCGTTAGCGCAATAGTAGGTGTATTTCAATATAGCAGTATATTGACGGCGATCTTGAAAAAGAAATGGACACCATTAATTGTTGTATATCCATTTTTAATTATTTACGCTGCAATAGCTGTCAAAAAATATTATTCCGTCGTGAATTACTTATGCCCAAACTGCCAAAACGAATTTAAGCCGTTATTTTCAGAGTGGGTCAAATCCAATCACACATTCCAAACTAGAAAATTAGAATGCCCACACTGCGGAGAAGAAAGTTATTGTATAGAAACACATGAATAACCTGTTCGATTACCATTAATATCTACCACAAAATGATTACAAAAGTATTGTATAATTCCCTTAAAATCAGTATTGTAAGCGATTACTGTTTGTGCTATATTCAACTTATTAATTATGAAAGTTGGGTAAATATGGAAAATAAAAAATCGAATGTTAGATGGTTTTTTGCTATGGCATTTTTCATTATTGGAATTATTGCATACATGGATCGTTCAAACATTTCAATTATAGCTGGACCTATGATGAAAGATTTAGATATGAATAAAACTCAATTTGGTTTATTAGCGTCATTCTTCTCTTTAGGTTATGCGTTAATGCAAGTGCCTTCAGGTATTCTTGCTGAAAAGTTTGGTCCTAGAAAAATGTTAACAATAGCACTTGTTTGGTGGAGTGCGTTTACTATTTTTACAGGAATAGTTAAACATCATGGTCTGCTTTACTTTGTACGTTTCTTATTTGGTATTGGTGAAGCGCCAATGTATCCATCGAATGCTGTATTCAATAGTTATTGGTTCAATAAAAATGAAAAAGGTCGTGCTTCTTCAGCGTTGTTAGCGGGATCTTATTTCGGTCCGGTTATTGCGCCAATTGTAACGATTGCTATTATGAATGCATTTGGTTGGCAAGCTGTGTTCTATATTTTTGGTTTAGTAGGTATTCTACTTGCAATATTATGGGCAATTATAGCGAAAGATTTGCCAGAACAACATAAAATGGTTAATGAAGCTGAGAAACGCTACATTATGGAGACGAGAGATATTGTAAAAACTGAAAAAACTACTGCGCCATGGAAAGTGTTCTTCAGTCGTTTTAGCTTTTATGCAATTGCAGCACAATATTTTGTTGTTCAGTTTGTTATTACTTTGTTCTTATACTGGTTACCTACATATATTCATGAAGTGTATCATGTGGAATTTAAGAAAATGGGGCTTATCGCAGGAGCGCCATGGCTTGCGATGTTCGTTGTTATCATGTTATGTGGTACAATTTCGGATAAAATTTTATCAAGCGGTAAATCAAAATTCGTAGCACGTGGTTTTATAGCTATTACTGGATTTATCGTATCAGGTATAGCGTTATATCTTTCATTACATACTAATGATTTATATATGAATATTTTATGGTTCTGTGTATGTCTAGCAGGTGTTGGTGCTTCTATGGGTATGAGTTGGGCAACTGCTACAGACTTAGGACGTAACTTTGCTGGTACGGTGTCAGGTTGGATGAACTTATGGGGTAATATCGGCGCATTGTTAAGTCCGTTATTAGCTGGATTCTTTGCTGACAAAATTGGTTGGGCAATGACGTTACAATTAATGTTAGTACCAATCGTATTCGCAATTATCATGTGGTTCTTTATTAAACCTGATAATCCTTTAGTAAAAGAAGATACTGTATAAAAATTATATATGGATATAATAAACAATGGAGCTCCCTTAAAAAGTAGGGATGCTCCATTGTTTATTTTGTCTATGAAATGATACCTTTTGAAGAAGAAAATCATAAGTGTATTTAATTTTCTAGTATAAAAGAGTATGATGTGTAATATAAAACGTTTGTAATTATTTAAACGGTAATCAAAGGAGTATTTAAAATGAGATCATTTGCTAAAATAACAGCTCAAGGTGCTTACGTACCAGAAAAAATTATGGATAATCAAGATTTTGAAAAAATAGTAGATACTTCTGATGAGTGGATACAACAAAGAACAGGTATTGTTGAAAGAAGAATTACACGTGAAGACGAATATACAAGTGACATAAGTTATAAAGCAGTTCTAGATTTACAAGAGAAATATCAAATAGATTTAAGTGATGTAGATATGATCATCAATGCTACGTTAACACCGGACTATAAAACACCGAGTGTTGCATCTTATGTTCAAGCAAAATTAGGCTTAGAAAATGCTGGTGCATTAGACATTAATGCTGCTTGTGCTGGATTTGCTTATGGATTAAACATAGCTAACGGACTGGTTACTTCAGGGCAAAATAAAAAAGTATTAGTATTAGGTTCAGAAACATTATCAAAAATAACAGACTATACGGATCGTGGAACATGTATTCTTTTTGGTGATGGTGCAGGAGCATTTTTAGTAGAATATAGTGAAGAAGAAACGAGCTTCATAGCAAGTAGTTCAGGATCAGATGGCGCTAAAGGACATCATTTATACTGTTCTGAGTTATCTGGAGAAATGTTTGGAGAAGAATTAGAAAATCCAGGTAATATCGTACAAAATGGTCGAGGTGTATACAAATGGGCCGTTACTAACGTACCAAAAATTATCGACGAAACGTTAAGCAAAACAGACTACAATAAAGAAGACTTAAATTGGTTTGCACCACATAGTGCAAATGCCAGAATGATAGAATCAATTTGCGAAAGATCTGGCATAGATAAAGACAAAGCATTAATGAGTCTTAAATACTATGGTAATACATCATCAGCAACGATTCCTTTATCAATAGACTTAGCCGTACAAGAAAATAAAATTAAAAAAGGCGATTTAATTTTCTTAGTCGGATTTGGTGGCGGATTAGCATACGCTTCTACTTTAATTAAATGGACGATATAAGAAATAAATGGTAAGAAAGTGCTTATCTATATTAGACAGATTAATTTAATTCATGCTATTATATACATGAAAAGGGTAACATGCGTGAACATGTTACCCTAAGTGAGCCCGTTCGAAAGACGGTGACTTTAGAAGATTATATAAAAATAACCATCTCAATTCAACTTCTTATAAGTTGATGAGATGGTTTTTTTATGGCAATTATTCGCCCATGCTAACTTTAATATCACTTGGTCCGTCAAGTAATGGTTTTACTGCTTTAAAGAATTCTTGGAAGTGGCTGCTGTTATTATGTGATTCTACAGCTTCTTGATTTTCCCAAATTTCATACATTAAATATGTGTTTGGAGTTGTAGTTGATTTAAAGTGTTCGTATTGCACGTTACCTTGTTCGTTTTGTGATGCTGGAAGAAGATTGTTTATTAACTCTTCGTATTGTTCGATACTATTTTCTTTTACTTGAAATTTTGCATTAATGATGATCATGTCATGACCTCTTTCTATTTTTGTTGAAATACATAAATGAATCATGACAGAGTAAAAAAGGTTTGTAAATTTTTTAGCTTACATAAACAGATATTTTGATATAGTGCCTTGCAACATATAAAATTCAAAGTATATTAAATATATTAGGAGGATTCTCATGCAAAATGAACAAATCGTGTTAGCTAAAAGAGCTGAAGGTATTCCTGAAGATGAAACTTTTCGTTTTGAAAAGATTGAAGTAACAGAACCAAGTAATGATGAAGTATTATTACAATCAATATATATTTCTGTTGATCCATATATGAGAGGTAGAATGAGTTCAGGTAAAAGTTATGTACAACCTTATGAATTAGATAAACCATTAGCAGGACATATTGTCGCTAAAGTTGTGAAATCTAATGCTGATGAATTAAACGAAGGCGATGTTGTAACAGGTGTACTTCCTTGGCAAAGATATATCACTACAAATGCTAAAGCAGTTAGTAAAATTGCTTCAGATGAAGTACCTAGTTACTTATATTTAAGTGTATTAGGTATGCCAGGTATGACTGCTTATCAAGGATTACTTCAAATTGGTAAACCTCAAGAAGGCGAAACAGTAGTCGTATCAGCAGCTTCAGGCGCGGTTGGTTCAGTAGTTGGACAAATTGCAAAAATTAAAGGCGCTCACGTTGTCGGAATTGCCGGCGGTCCTGAAAAAGTAAACTATTTAACAGAAACTTTAGGATTTGATGAAGGTATAGATTACAAAGATAGTCAGTTCGCTGAAAAATTAGAAAAAGCAGTACCTAACGGAATTGACGTATACTTTGAAAACGTAGGCGGTTCTATATCTGATGAAGTATTTAAATATTTAAATAAATTCGCACGTGTACCAGTTTGCGGTTCTATCTCTGCGTATAACAATCCAGAAGAAGATATCGGTCCACGCATTCAACAAGTACTCATTAAAAGCCAAGCATTGATGCAAGGATTTATCGTCGCACAATTTGAAGACGACTTTAAACCAGCAGCTGAACAATTAGCAAAATGGGTAAGCGAAGATAAAATCAAATCAGAAGTTACAATAGATCAAGGCTTTGATCAAATACCAAACGCATTCCGTAAATTATTTACTGGAGATAACTTTGGTAAACAAGTTATACAAATAGCTGAAATATAAAATGAAAGACACCCATAATAGGGCGTGAGACTGTCGACTAAGTTGGCAGTCTTTTTTTGTTTTATGTGGGTTCTGTTTTTTGTAGACCGGTAAACGAAAATACGGTCCGATAAAAAAAATTACCGGACCGAAAAACGAAAATACGGTCCGATAATAAAAATTACCGGACCGAAAAACGGAAATCTGGACCTATAAAAAATTTATAGGTCCAGAAACAGGAAATATGGACCGATAAAAAAAATTATAGGTCCAGAAACGAGAAATATGGACCGATAAATAAAATTATAGGTCCAGAAACGATTGGGTGCGGGTCACCAAATAAAAAAACGCCAAAGTTCTCAGGGGTTTTTTGGCGATTCTACCCAAAACGCTAAAGTTCTCAGAAGATTTTTGGCGATTTTACCCAAAAAACGCACCATATCTTCAAGATATCGTGCGTTCAGCCCATTATCGCACCAAGTCGTCAGCGATATGGTGCGTTTAACCCAATATCGCACCATATTTTCAAGATATCGTGCGTTTCCAAACAACTCGACAAATTCATCTGATCAGAAGCACAAAATACGGCCTACAAAAATAAATTAGTGGTCCGAAAACGAGAAATACGGTCCACAAAATAAATTAGTGGTCCGAAAACGAGAAATACGGTCCACAAAAATAAATTAGTGGTCCGAAAACGAAAAATACAGTCCACAAAAATAAATTAGTGGTCCGAAAACGAGAAATACGGTCCACAAAAATAAATTAGTGGCCCGAAAACGAAAAATACGGTCCACAAAAATAAATTAGTGGCCCGGAAACCAGAAATACGATCCGCAAACACCACTCACTACCACTAATTATTAAATTATGAGCCACGATTTTTCAAAATACGACACAAAACAGAACACTTTTCCAAAAATGTAATATTTCATTTATATTAAAGTTAGTTTAATAAATGACGCATGTTATTGTTTTTACGAAACGCTTAACATACGATAAAAATGTAATATAAAGAAAAGCATGTATAGGGGCAAATATGAAAAAACATTCGTTTATTATGAAGTTACTCGTCGCAATGGCACTTTTGATTACTGCATCTAATACATATCAATCAAGTATAAGTACAAAAACGACACAAGCAGCCGTAGCAAAAAAGGCTTCGAAAAATTACTACACAAAATATCAATGTACATGGTATGTATTTAATAGAAGAACTCAAGCAAAAAAATATATTTATACTAATTGGGGAAATGCTAAAAACTGGGTTTATGCTTCGAAAAAGGTTGGTTATAAAGTTGGTAGAAAACCAGCTAGAGGTGCAATTATGCAATCTACTAGTGGGTATTATGGTCACGTTGCGTATGTTGAACAAGTTTATAGTAATGGGAAAATTAAAGTATCTGAATATAATTATAATAAACCATTAAGATACGGCACGAGAATATTAACGAAAAGCACAGCAGCAAGATACAACTACATTTATTAATATAAAATTAAATATTATAAAGCGCACGCTAAGAGAAAATAATTCAGATTATTTTCTCTTTTTATATTGTAAAAGCGTTTACAACTTTTAAAAAATGTTTTATAATAAAAAGTGGTTATAACCAGTAGGAATAGGAATGATTGAGATGCTTAAGAACACCCATTTATATTATCAAGTTTATATGATGATAAAAGAAAAGATAGTCAGCGGTTTTTATAAAGAAGGTGACAAGTTACCTTCTGAGAGAAAACTTTGTGATGAATATGATGTAAGTCGTATCACAATAAGAGAAGCATTAGAGAAACTTGAAGCGGATAATTTGATACAAAGGGAACACGGTAGAGGTTCATTTGTACTAGGTAATCAGTACAATCAGAAGATGAATAATCTTTATAGTTTTAAAGACGAGATTGAAAAAAATGGTGATAAGGCGATTACAAAAGTAATCAATATTCACAAAGTAAAACCAAGCTTGTATTTACAGGAAAAGATGCAACTTAAATCATTTCAAGAAGTTTATGAATTAAAACGTTTAAGATTAGCAAATGATAGACCGCTTGTATATGAAACGAGTTATTTACCAATTAAGTATTGTGAAGGTCTGGATCAATTTGATTTTAATGAAGTTTCATTATATGAGACATTGAATAACCAATATCAAATTCAGATTAATCATGCTTACGAAACATTAACTGCAAAGTTGTTAACAGAAGAGCAAGCGAAATACTTAGATAAAAATATAAGTGCACCGTGTATGTTTATAGAAAGATACAGTTACGTAGATGATGAAATCATTGAATTTACTGAAAGCGTTGCGAGTGGTAAAGACTATCGTTATACGGTAGACCTTATTTAATATTTAGACAAACTGGTTATGACAACATTACCAATATAGGAGGTAAGTCCATTGTTAAAGAAAACATACACTTATTCGGAAATTAAGCAACAACCTGAAATGTGGAAAGAAACAGAACAAATTGTTGCTAACATTAAACCGAAATTCGAAGCATTTATTAAAAATATAGAAGACAATGCTACAGGAAAGCTTAAAGTGTTGTTTACAGGTGCTGGTTCTTCAGCATATGTAGGGGATATTTTGAGAAATGCAGTTAGCCCTAAAGTTCTAGAAAAATGGGACTTTGAATCTGTTTCAACAACTCACATTGTAACAAGTCCAGATATTTACATAGATGAGGACACAACTTATCTTATCGTTTCATTTGCTAGATCAGGAAATAGCCCAGAAACGAAAGCTACAATTGAGTTGATTGAACAATTATCAGACAAGGCCAATCATTTATTTATTACAAATAATAAAGATGGTTATCTTGCAACTTACGAAGACGAAGATTCAGTATTTAAAGTGATTTTACCTGAACAAACAAATGATAAATCATTAGCAATGACTTCAAGTTTCTCAACGATGTTATTAGCTGGTTACTTATTATTTGAAGGAAAAGTTTCAAGTAGCTTTTATGAAACTTCAGCTTCTTTATTTGAACAGTTAGAAACATTAGCTGACACAACATTAAATAAAGAATTTGAAAAAGTATTCTACGTAGGCACTGGCTTGTTAGGTGAATTAACAAAAGAATTAAGTCTTAAATTAAATGAGTTAACTGGTGGAAGTGTTGAAATAGCGAGAGAAACAACATTAGGGTTCAGACATGGTCCTAAAGCTGGTTTGAAAGACGGTTCGATTTTCATTTTAGTTAGAAGTAACGATGAATATAAAAGAAAATACGAAGCGGATTTATTGAAAGAAGTAAATGAAGTTCAAGATAAATATCAAATTCTTGTATTAGATAGTCAAGCAGGGGAAGGTATTACTCAAATTCCTAACATTGAATCATTGAATGATTTCGAATTAGGGTTGATTTACTTAATGTTTGGCCAATTATTAGCAAGTAAAAAGTCTGTACAATTAGGACTAAATCCAGATAATCCAAGTCCAGATGGTTTTATAAACCGTGTTGTTAAAGGCGTAACAATATATTCATACTAAAGGGTGAACAATATGATCTTAACAAATACGTTAAATCCTTCTATAGATATTAGTTATCAAATTGATGCATTATCAATCGGTGAGGTGCATCGTCCAAGTCAAATTATTAGAAATGCAGGTGGCAAAGGTATTAATGTCACAAAAGTTCTTGAAGAATTAGGTTCAGATGTTACAGCTACAGGTTATTTAGGTGGCGGAAATGGTGAGTGGATTAAAACTCAACTTTCTAAAAGAAATATTAACCAAAAGTTTATAACAATTGAAAATGAAACGAGACAATGTATTTCAATTAATGATGGAAAACACCAAACAGAGATTTTAGAAAGTGGTCCTGAAATTAACGAGGATGAACAAAGTCAATATATTAAACAATTACAAGACATCGCACATCAATACACTGTTGTGACAATTAGTGGTAGTACACCTCATATTCGCAATAATACGAAGACTGCACATTTACAAAGCGTCTTAGAATTATTATCGAATAGTTATAACATTTTAGATGTTAACGCATCTGAATTAAAGCCAATCTTACAAAATGATAGTTTTGTACATGCTATTAAACCTAACCAATCAGAATTTGAAGATTTAATTGAACAGCAAAATTTATCACAACAAGATATTGTCGATGCGTTAAAACAACATACATTGTTTAAAAATATAGACGTGTTTGTAACACTCGGCTCAGAAGGCGCAATTGTTAAATGGAATGATGAAATTTATCAAGCTACCATTCCTAAAGTAGAAGTGAAAAATCCAGTAGGTTCTGGTGATTCAACGGTTGCTGGTTTAGCTTATAGTGTTGACAGAAATTTAGATCCAATTGAAACAATACAAACTGCATTAGCTTGTGGGACTTCAAATGCTACACAGATAGAAACGGGACATATTGATTTAAACCAAGTTAAAGAATATATAAAAAAAGTGGGAGTTGTGAAATTAACATGACAAATAAAGATATTTCAAAGTTAATTAATGAAGAAGGCGTTTTTGCAGCAATAGCAGTAGACCAACGTGGTGCACTACAAAGACTTTTAGGTGAAGAAGGAACAGCGGAAAACGTATCATTATTTAAAAAGTTA encodes the following:
- a CDS encoding PTS sugar transporter subunit IIB, whose product is MKQVLVACGAGIATSTVVNSAIEEMAKEHNIKVDLKQIKISEVGAYVNTADLLVTTAMTQKEYDFPVINARNFLTGIGVEDTKKEILDVLQS
- a CDS encoding MFS transporter; protein product: MENKKSNVRWFFAMAFFIIGIIAYMDRSNISIIAGPMMKDLDMNKTQFGLLASFFSLGYALMQVPSGILAEKFGPRKMLTIALVWWSAFTIFTGIVKHHGLLYFVRFLFGIGEAPMYPSNAVFNSYWFNKNEKGRASSALLAGSYFGPVIAPIVTIAIMNAFGWQAVFYIFGLVGILLAILWAIIAKDLPEQHKMVNEAEKRYIMETRDIVKTEKTTAPWKVFFSRFSFYAIAAQYFVVQFVITLFLYWLPTYIHEVYHVEFKKMGLIAGAPWLAMFVVIMLCGTISDKILSSGKSKFVARGFIAITGFIVSGIALYLSLHTNDLYMNILWFCVCLAGVGASMGMSWATATDLGRNFAGTVSGWMNLWGNIGALLSPLLAGFFADKIGWAMTLQLMLVPIVFAIIMWFFIKPDNPLVKEDTV
- a CDS encoding ketoacyl-ACP synthase III, whose amino-acid sequence is MRSFAKITAQGAYVPEKIMDNQDFEKIVDTSDEWIQQRTGIVERRITREDEYTSDISYKAVLDLQEKYQIDLSDVDMIINATLTPDYKTPSVASYVQAKLGLENAGALDINAACAGFAYGLNIANGLVTSGQNKKVLVLGSETLSKITDYTDRGTCILFGDGAGAFLVEYSEEETSFIASSSGSDGAKGHHLYCSELSGEMFGEELENPGNIVQNGRGVYKWAVTNVPKIIDETLSKTDYNKEDLNWFAPHSANARMIESICERSGIDKDKALMSLKYYGNTSSATIPLSIDLAVQENKIKKGDLIFLVGFGGGLAYASTLIKWTI
- a CDS encoding BglG family transcription antiterminator, with the protein product MSCDKLKLTTKEGFNIQSENFNIITEMIKNPKVKGKDLESIFNISRRQLGYRIQKLNDWLQEQDYPEIERTSQGYFIVDDSVKDFLNISSESTSQENEQVYTAYQRAHLILLMLFREDDVLSLNHFSIDLQVSKNTVLNDIKKLKELLQPYDVKLQYSRLNGYYLVGNEFEVRRLLMRLIDKVFTINIVSADIMNYLNFKEAEIESINHQINKIEQFLDSKFIDQSTRTLPLKLCSILRRIKHDKIVDPFSIGYDDLSDTQEYQATEILTSAYSDIPRQEKLFITLQLLSTSVQWSELSDVHHLPELKTALEKMIDQFEKVTFITFKDRTTLLNQLLLHMKPAFYRIRYQLSDIEELANSLKDDYKELFHLVKLSTKPLENFFYQPLPENEIAYLTMLIGGSLRRQDEDIEQKVKAVVVCTQGTSISQLMLQELRTVFPEFIFLDALSLREFNQYELDFDIVFSPMHIMTNKKLYITKTILTAHEKQELRQHVFGQLNNTLETELQVEKMLSVIREHATIHDEAELFNKLKGQVDDAYAYSSIKSSAVFLNSTLNLQDLLPTNHINIVQSVVNIEEAIRLTAEPLVKMNYVDTAYIDAMIDAFDDTYMVINQNIAIPHADGESTVNRTSMSMLVLDEPLQLSTGKDVYIFVVIAATDKFKHLRPLLQLRDMSQDTESIQRIIETDSKNAVYEIIQQFSKID
- a CDS encoding PTS sugar transporter subunit IIA — protein: MQDLKIDVSNVLLDMEATTNEEALSKLSDLMYQNGYVKETYKEAVIEREKSFATGLPTVYCSVAIPHTDIQHVQSKAIGIAVLKETVPFVIMGELEETTDVKLIFMLAMDKEDAQLSLLQKLMGIFQNDQLLEFIANATDKQSIVDAIDKELSEL
- a CDS encoding putative quinol monooxygenase, producing the protein MIIINAKFQVKENSIEQYEELINNLLPASQNEQGNVQYEHFKSTTTPNTYLMYEIWENQEAVESHNNSSHFQEFFKAVKPLLDGPSDIKVSMGE
- a CDS encoding MerR family transcriptional regulator codes for the protein MSMTTGEVASLCNVTVRTVQYYDHKNILSPSEVSEHNRRLYTEEDLNKLRLIITLKEMNFSLKEIKELIDSKQSINTLNVLLEEKTENLKERISNNEAQLKQIQFIKDNISKESEYPVSNILNLKKKTEQHKKMKSFRRKFLGVSAIVGVFQYSSILTAILKKKWTPLIVVYPFLIIYAAIAVKKYYSVVNYLCPNCQNEFKPLFSEWVKSNHTFQTRKLECPHCGEESYCIETHE
- a CDS encoding NADP-dependent oxidoreductase, producing MQNEQIVLAKRAEGIPEDETFRFEKIEVTEPSNDEVLLQSIYISVDPYMRGRMSSGKSYVQPYELDKPLAGHIVAKVVKSNADELNEGDVVTGVLPWQRYITTNAKAVSKIASDEVPSYLYLSVLGMPGMTAYQGLLQIGKPQEGETVVVSAASGAVGSVVGQIAKIKGAHVVGIAGGPEKVNYLTETLGFDEGIDYKDSQFAEKLEKAVPNGIDVYFENVGGSISDEVFKYLNKFARVPVCGSISAYNNPEEDIGPRIQQVLIKSQALMQGFIVAQFEDDFKPAAEQLAKWVSEDKIKSEVTIDQGFDQIPNAFRKLFTGDNFGKQVIQIAEI
- a CDS encoding CHAP domain-containing protein, with the protein product MKKHSFIMKLLVAMALLITASNTYQSSISTKTTQAAVAKKASKNYYTKYQCTWYVFNRRTQAKKYIYTNWGNAKNWVYASKKVGYKVGRKPARGAIMQSTSGYYGHVAYVEQVYSNGKIKVSEYNYNKPLRYGTRILTKSTAARYNYIY